One stretch of Enterobacter sp. RHBSTW-00994 DNA includes these proteins:
- the tesA gene encoding multifunctional acyl-CoA thioesterase I/protease I/lysophospholipase L1, whose product MNFNNVFRWHLPFLFLILMTFRAAAADTILVLGDSLSAGYRMAANAAWPALLNDKWQAKTPVVNGSISGDTSQQGLSRLPALLKQHQPRWVLVELGGNDGLRGFQPQQTEQTLRTILQDIKAANAKPLLMQIRLPANYGRRYNEAFSAIYPKLAKEFDIPLLPFFMEEVYLKPQWMQDDGIHPNRDAQPFIADWMATRLAPLVKHDS is encoded by the coding sequence ATGAACTTCAACAATGTTTTCCGCTGGCATTTGCCCTTCCTGTTTTTGATTCTGATGACTTTCCGCGCGGCGGCTGCGGACACAATTCTCGTTCTGGGCGACAGCCTGAGTGCGGGCTATCGGATGGCCGCCAACGCGGCGTGGCCTGCACTGCTGAATGATAAATGGCAGGCAAAAACACCGGTCGTCAACGGCAGTATTAGCGGCGATACCTCGCAACAGGGGTTGTCACGTCTGCCTGCATTACTCAAACAACATCAACCGCGCTGGGTGCTGGTCGAGTTAGGTGGTAACGATGGGCTACGCGGCTTCCAGCCACAACAAACGGAACAAACGCTACGCACCATATTGCAGGATATTAAGGCGGCGAATGCAAAACCGCTGCTCATGCAAATTCGTCTGCCCGCCAACTATGGTCGTCGGTATAATGAAGCCTTTAGCGCGATCTACCCTAAGCTTGCCAAAGAGTTTGATATTCCGCTGCTGCCATTTTTCATGGAAGAGGTCTATCTGAAACCCCAATGGATGCAAGACGATGGTATTCACCCCAATCGCGATGCTCAGCCGTTTATTGCCGACTGGATGGCGACACGACTGGCTCCCTTAGTTAAACATGACTCTTAA
- a CDS encoding MetQ/NlpA family ABC transporter substrate-binding protein, translated as MGLRHTLRAAAAALLLVCGLQAAHANSDPHTIVFGVAPGPYGDMVKQAIAPSLKEKGYKVVVREFSDYVQPNMALSNGSIDANLFQHSLYFDKFTADKGLKLTKLLSVPTAGMGFYSRQIKSLDELKKGDIITLSNDPTNLARGLRFLQSLGLITIKDNIDPTKASERDIASNPKGLVFKPLEAAQLPRTLDGVTASLVNGNFAIAAGLKLSSAIAQEHLDENLKNIIAVRSEDADKPFAKDIVEVVKSPAYRAVIDDPNNVYNAFQKPDWMTAK; from the coding sequence ATGGGATTGCGCCACACACTTCGCGCCGCAGCCGCTGCGCTTTTACTGGTCTGCGGTTTGCAGGCTGCCCACGCTAACAGCGATCCACACACCATCGTGTTTGGTGTCGCACCAGGCCCGTATGGAGACATGGTCAAGCAGGCGATTGCGCCGTCTCTCAAAGAGAAAGGGTACAAGGTTGTGGTACGTGAGTTTAGCGACTACGTACAGCCAAATATGGCGCTGTCTAACGGCAGTATTGATGCCAACCTGTTCCAGCATTCACTCTATTTCGATAAATTTACCGCGGATAAAGGGCTGAAGCTGACGAAATTGCTGAGCGTACCGACAGCAGGAATGGGTTTCTACTCTCGCCAGATCAAAAGCCTGGATGAGTTGAAAAAGGGCGACATAATCACACTCTCAAATGATCCGACTAATCTGGCTCGCGGTCTGCGTTTCCTGCAGTCGCTGGGTCTTATCACCATCAAAGACAATATTGACCCAACGAAAGCCTCTGAGCGTGATATTGCCAGCAACCCGAAAGGTCTGGTCTTTAAGCCACTTGAAGCCGCGCAATTACCGCGTACGCTGGATGGCGTGACCGCTTCGCTGGTAAACGGTAACTTTGCGATCGCCGCAGGGCTGAAACTCTCCAGCGCGATTGCACAGGAACATCTCGACGAAAATCTGAAAAATATCATTGCAGTACGCAGCGAAGATGCGGATAAGCCTTTCGCGAAAGATATTGTCGAGGTCGTGAAGTCTCCGGCTTATCGCGCGGTCATCGACGATCCTAATAACGTGTACAACGCATTCCAGAAACCAGACTGGATGACGGCAAAGTAA
- the sfbB gene encoding virulence-associated ABC transporter ATP-binding protein SfbB produces the protein MIELDKVCVDFQTGRGPSTRAVSDVSLRIAAGEIFGIVGTSGAGKSTLLRTLNALQRPCSGSVSINGVEISALDGANLRKARQRIGMIFQHFNLMHTRTVAQNVAFSLKAAGWESSNIAPRVAEILALVGLSDKASRYPAQLSGGQKQRVGIARAIANHPDVLLCDEPTSALDLETSATILALLKQINQQMGITIVLITHEMNVIKSICDRVAVMSGGEVVELGDVFDVFAHPQHPFTQQLVSHTLNLTLPERLQQHLPGQLLKILFIGDSAEQPVLSEVAVKFGVAVNILHGKIEYIGERALGILVVQLTAPHNPPAVDAAVEHIRIRTAQVEVIRG, from the coding sequence ATGATTGAGTTAGACAAGGTGTGCGTCGATTTCCAGACAGGACGTGGGCCTTCCACCCGCGCGGTATCAGACGTCAGTCTGCGTATTGCCGCAGGGGAAATTTTCGGTATTGTTGGCACGAGCGGGGCAGGCAAAAGCACATTGCTGAGAACCCTGAATGCGCTTCAGCGTCCATGTTCTGGCAGCGTCAGTATCAACGGTGTGGAAATCTCTGCGCTGGATGGCGCTAACCTGCGCAAAGCGCGCCAGCGTATCGGGATGATTTTCCAGCATTTCAACCTGATGCATACCCGTACCGTGGCGCAGAACGTTGCGTTTAGCCTGAAGGCGGCGGGATGGGAATCCAGCAACATCGCGCCGCGCGTGGCGGAGATCCTGGCTCTTGTGGGGCTAAGCGATAAAGCCAGCCGCTATCCGGCACAACTGAGCGGCGGGCAAAAACAGCGCGTGGGAATTGCGCGCGCGATCGCGAATCATCCGGATGTCTTACTGTGTGACGAACCAACCTCGGCGCTGGATCTCGAAACCTCTGCCACCATTCTGGCGTTGCTGAAGCAGATCAACCAGCAGATGGGGATCACGATCGTACTGATCACCCATGAAATGAATGTGATTAAATCGATTTGCGATCGTGTGGCGGTCATGTCCGGCGGTGAAGTTGTGGAACTGGGAGATGTTTTCGACGTCTTCGCACACCCGCAGCACCCGTTTACACAGCAGCTGGTATCACACACCCTGAACCTGACCTTGCCGGAGCGTTTGCAGCAGCATCTGCCGGGTCAGTTGCTCAAGATTCTGTTTATTGGCGATTCAGCCGAGCAGCCGGTTTTGTCTGAGGTGGCGGTGAAATTTGGTGTGGCGGTGAATATCCTGCACGGCAAAATTGAATATATTGGCGAGCGTGCGCTGGGCATTCTGGTGGTGCAACTGACTGCGCCGCACAATCCGCCAGCCGTGGACGCGGCTGTCGAGCATATCCGCATTCGTACCGCGCAGGTGGAGGTGATCCGTGGATGA
- the ybbA gene encoding putative ABC transporter ATP-binding protein YbbA, which translates to MPAENIVEVHRLKKSVGQGEHQLSILTGVELVVKRAETIALIGESGSGKSTLLAILAGLDDGSSGEVNLVGQPLHSLDEEARAALRARHIGFVFQSFMLIPTLNAQENVELPGLLRGENTRQSRDHAKALLEQLGLGKRLDHLPAQLSGGEQQRVALARAFNGRPEVLFADEPTGNLDRQTGDKIADLLFSLNREHGTTLILVTHDPQLAARCDRRLRLVNGLLQEEA; encoded by the coding sequence ATGCCAGCGGAAAACATTGTTGAAGTTCATCGTCTTAAGAAGTCCGTCGGTCAGGGTGAACACCAGCTTTCCATCCTCACCGGAGTTGAACTCGTTGTCAAACGCGCTGAAACCATCGCGCTGATAGGCGAATCCGGTTCCGGGAAATCCACCCTGCTGGCGATTCTGGCCGGTCTGGATGACGGCAGTAGCGGAGAGGTCAACCTGGTCGGCCAGCCGCTGCACTCGCTTGATGAAGAGGCGCGTGCCGCACTGCGTGCCAGACATATTGGGTTTGTCTTTCAGTCATTTATGCTGATCCCTACCCTCAACGCGCAGGAAAACGTAGAGTTGCCGGGCCTGCTACGCGGTGAAAATACCCGCCAGAGCCGCGATCACGCCAAAGCATTGCTGGAACAACTGGGTCTGGGAAAACGTCTTGACCATCTTCCGGCGCAGCTTTCCGGCGGTGAGCAACAGCGCGTCGCGCTGGCGCGGGCCTTCAATGGCCGCCCTGAGGTGCTGTTTGCCGATGAGCCAACCGGCAATCTTGACCGTCAGACGGGAGATAAAATTGCCGATCTGCTCTTTTCACTGAACCGTGAGCACGGCACAACGTTGATTCTGGTGACTCACGATCCACAACTGGCGGCGCGTTGCGATCGCCGTCTGCGGCTGGTGAACGGTCTTTTGCAGGAGGAAGCATGA
- the ybbP gene encoding putative ABC transporter permease subunit YbbP, with amino-acid sequence MIARWFWREWRSPSLLIVWLALSLAVACVLALGSVSDRMEKGLSQQSREFMAGDRALQSSREVPQAWITEASKQGLKVSEQLSFQTMTFAGDMPQLASVKAVDNIYPMYGELQTSPPGLKPEPGTVLLAPRLMALLNLKTGDNIDVGDATLKIAGEVVQEPDSGFNPFQLAPRLLMNTADVAKTNAVQPGSRVTWRYKFGGTPAQLESYEKWLLPQLKPEHRWYGLEQDEGALGKSLERSQQFLLLSALLTLLLAVAAVAVAMGHYCRSRYDLVAILKTLGAGRVQLRKLIVGQWLMVLALSAVTGGAMGLLFENVLMVLLKPVLPAALPPASLWPWLWAIGAMVVISLLVGLRPYRLLLATQPLRVLRRDVVANVWPLKFYLPIIVAVSVGLLAWLMGGSTLLWAVLAGAVVLALLCGVLGWMLLNVLKGLTVKSLPVRLAINRLLRQPWSTLSQLSAFSLSFMLLALLLVLRGDLLERWQQQLPPESPNYFLINIAPEQVTPLKAFLSEHQIVPESFYPIVRARLTQINGQTTEGNQDESLNRELNLTWQSQRPDHNPITAGTWPPKAGEVSMEEGLAKRLNVGLGDKVTFTGDTQDFSATVTSLRKVDWESLRPNFFFIFPEGALDGQPQSWLTSFRWENGNGMLTQLNREFPTVSLLDIGAILKQVGQVLDQVSRALEVMVVLVTICGGLLLLAQVQVGMRQRHQELVVYRTLGAGKRLLRATLWCEFALLGLVAGLVAAIGAETALAVLQTRVFDFPWEPDWRLWFTLPICGAVLLSLCGGWLGIRLLKGKALFRQFVS; translated from the coding sequence ATGATCGCCCGCTGGTTCTGGCGCGAATGGCGCTCACCCTCGCTGCTGATTGTCTGGCTGGCGTTGAGCCTGGCGGTGGCATGCGTGCTGGCGCTTGGTAGCGTCAGCGATCGCATGGAGAAGGGCTTAAGCCAGCAAAGCCGTGAGTTTATGGCGGGAGATCGGGCGCTGCAAAGCTCGCGGGAAGTGCCGCAAGCCTGGATAACCGAGGCCAGCAAGCAGGGACTGAAAGTGAGCGAGCAGCTCAGTTTCCAGACCATGACATTTGCGGGTGATATGCCACAACTGGCCAGCGTTAAAGCTGTCGATAATATCTACCCGATGTATGGCGAACTGCAAACCAGCCCGCCGGGTCTAAAACCTGAACCCGGCACGGTGCTGCTGGCTCCCCGCTTGATGGCCTTACTGAACCTGAAAACGGGCGATAACATTGACGTCGGCGATGCCACGCTGAAAATTGCCGGTGAAGTGGTTCAGGAGCCCGACTCTGGTTTTAATCCGTTCCAGCTTGCGCCGCGTTTGCTGATGAACACGGCTGACGTTGCGAAAACCAATGCGGTACAGCCAGGAAGCCGCGTGACCTGGCGCTATAAATTTGGCGGTACGCCTGCACAGCTTGAATCTTATGAAAAATGGCTGTTGCCGCAGCTTAAACCGGAACACCGCTGGTACGGGCTGGAACAGGATGAGGGCGCGCTCGGCAAATCGCTTGAACGTTCTCAGCAGTTCCTGCTGCTCTCGGCACTGTTAACACTGCTGCTGGCGGTGGCCGCGGTGGCCGTTGCTATGGGACACTATTGCCGCAGCCGCTATGACCTGGTGGCAATCCTCAAAACGCTCGGTGCGGGCAGGGTGCAGCTACGTAAGCTGATTGTCGGCCAGTGGTTGATGGTGCTGGCGCTCTCGGCGGTTACTGGTGGGGCGATGGGGCTGTTGTTCGAAAATGTGCTAATGGTGTTGCTTAAACCCGTTTTGCCTGCGGCTCTCCCCCCGGCCAGCCTGTGGCCGTGGCTCTGGGCCATTGGAGCAATGGTGGTGATTTCACTGTTGGTGGGGTTGCGTCCTTATCGCCTGCTCCTGGCGACACAACCTCTGCGTGTTCTCCGCCGTGATGTGGTGGCGAACGTCTGGCCGCTGAAGTTTTATCTGCCCATTATTGTGGCTGTTTCGGTAGGGCTTCTGGCCTGGTTGATGGGCGGCAGCACGCTGCTGTGGGCTGTTCTGGCGGGCGCTGTCGTGCTGGCGCTGCTGTGTGGCGTGCTGGGCTGGATGCTGCTTAATGTGCTGAAAGGGCTGACGGTGAAATCGCTGCCTGTGCGTCTGGCAATCAATCGTTTATTGCGTCAGCCCTGGTCAACCCTGAGCCAGCTTTCGGCATTTTCCCTGTCGTTTATGCTGCTGGCACTGTTGCTGGTATTGCGGGGGGATTTGCTGGAGCGCTGGCAACAGCAACTCCCACCGGAGAGCCCGAACTACTTTCTGATCAACATTGCGCCCGAGCAGGTGACACCGCTGAAGGCGTTTCTCTCTGAGCACCAGATTGTGCCGGAGTCGTTCTATCCGATTGTTCGCGCGCGTCTGACGCAAATCAACGGCCAGACAACGGAGGGAAATCAGGATGAATCGCTCAACCGTGAGCTGAACCTGACCTGGCAGAGTCAGCGTCCGGATCATAACCCGATTACCGCCGGAACCTGGCCGCCAAAAGCAGGGGAGGTCTCGATGGAAGAGGGGCTGGCGAAGCGGCTGAATGTCGGGCTGGGCGACAAGGTGACGTTCACCGGAGATACGCAAGACTTTAGCGCCACAGTCACGAGCCTGCGTAAGGTCGACTGGGAAAGTTTACGTCCGAACTTCTTCTTTATTTTCCCGGAAGGGGCGCTGGACGGGCAACCTCAGAGCTGGCTTACCAGTTTCCGTTGGGAGAACGGCAATGGCATGTTGACGCAGCTTAACCGTGAATTCCCGACGGTGAGTTTGCTCGATATTGGGGCGATCCTGAAACAGGTAGGACAGGTGCTGGATCAGGTGAGTCGCGCCCTGGAGGTGATGGTTGTTCTGGTGACGATTTGCGGGGGGCTATTACTGTTGGCGCAGGTTCAGGTCGGGATGCGTCAGCGCCATCAGGAACTGGTGGTGTATCGCACACTGGGTGCGGGTAAACGCCTGCTGCGCGCCACCTTGTGGTGTGAATTCGCCCTGTTGGGACTGGTGGCAGGTCTGGTCGCGGCCATTGGCGCAGAAACGGCGCTGGCAGTACTGCAAACCAGAGTGTTTGACTTCCCGTGGGAGCCTGACTGGCGGCTCTGGTTTACCTTGCCAATCTGTGGTGCGGTGTTGTTGTCGCTGTGCGGCGGCTGGCTTGGCATCCGGCTCTTAAAAGGCAAGGCGCTGTTCCGCCAGTTTGTGAGTTAA
- a CDS encoding SDR family oxidoreductase: protein MQKSVLITGCSSGIGLESALELKRQGFWVLAACRKPEDVDRMNGMGFTGVLLDLDSPESIERAADEVIALTNNCLFGLFNNAGFGVYGPLQTISREQLEQQFSANFFGVHQLTMRLLPAMLPHGEGRIVMTSSVMGLISTPGRGAYAASKYALEAWSDALRMELRHSGIKVSLIEPGPIRTRFTDNVNQTQSDNPVENPGIAARFTLGPEAVVAKVRHAFESERPKLRYPVTLVTHAVSLLKRLLPGRMMDKILRG from the coding sequence ATGCAAAAATCGGTCTTAATAACAGGATGTTCCAGCGGAATTGGCCTTGAAAGCGCCCTTGAATTAAAACGCCAGGGATTTTGGGTACTGGCCGCTTGCCGTAAACCCGAAGACGTCGACCGCATGAACGGCATGGGTTTTACGGGCGTATTACTGGATCTGGATTCCCCGGAAAGCATTGAACGTGCCGCCGATGAAGTGATAGCGCTGACCAACAACTGTTTGTTCGGCCTGTTCAATAATGCCGGTTTCGGCGTGTACGGCCCACTTCAGACCATCTCCCGTGAACAACTGGAGCAACAGTTTTCCGCCAACTTCTTTGGCGTGCATCAGCTCACTATGCGCCTGCTGCCCGCCATGCTGCCGCACGGTGAAGGACGTATCGTGATGACCTCCTCCGTGATGGGATTAATTTCAACGCCGGGTCGTGGCGCTTACGCCGCCAGTAAATATGCGCTGGAAGCCTGGTCTGATGCATTACGCATGGAGTTACGCCATAGCGGTATCAAAGTGAGCCTGATAGAGCCAGGCCCTATCCGCACGCGCTTTACGGACAACGTCAACCAGACTCAGTCCGATAACCCGGTAGAAAATCCCGGCATTGCGGCACGTTTTACCCTGGGGCCAGAGGCGGTTGTCGCCAAAGTACGACATGCTTTTGAGAGTGAACGTCCAAAATTGCGTTATCCGGTCACACTGGTGACCCATGCCGTCAGCCTGTTAAAGCGCCTGTTACCCGGCCGCATGATGGATAAAATTTTACGCGGGTGA
- a CDS encoding porin, with product MTIKKTALATTIGAAVALTSFASQAELTVLKQDPQAGNPLSRLNFTVGGSIRPQFNMMTGDGDKGSYKRNGFDGGTRFRFAADYYLFDDISWVSYYELGVNIPALFDWDNHYAEGANNTSRRMLYTGLKSDTWGTLTFGQQNSVYYDVVGAKTDIWDYDMIGQASANGINGDYDGTYRSRQMLKYKKTVGDADIYASYLFEDSEYLPGNGLRYKRKGGGSLGLDYHLTDDLTWGAAWNYTRADMRNPENGDSKTYDQNIVGTALSWTPDNWTFSAGGGWYQNFMTTKKVSTNNYFAGDAWGIEYFAGYKFPIGQYAVKSIQPYFMGDRIEYANGRNYQRIDNGVGISFQLDYGFRVDYEHVFTSSTDDLGDMNLVRLRYDF from the coding sequence ATGACTATAAAAAAAACAGCGCTGGCGACAACGATCGGCGCAGCAGTGGCATTGACGTCTTTCGCATCCCAGGCGGAACTCACTGTTCTTAAACAAGATCCCCAGGCAGGTAACCCGCTGAGCCGTCTGAACTTCACCGTTGGCGGCAGTATTCGTCCTCAGTTCAACATGATGACGGGCGATGGCGACAAAGGCTCCTACAAACGTAACGGTTTCGACGGCGGTACGCGTTTCCGTTTCGCAGCAGATTACTATCTGTTTGATGACATCAGCTGGGTAAGCTACTACGAGCTGGGTGTGAACATTCCTGCGCTGTTCGACTGGGATAACCACTATGCAGAAGGCGCAAACAACACTTCCCGTCGTATGCTGTACACCGGTCTGAAAAGCGATACCTGGGGTACGCTGACCTTCGGTCAACAGAACAGCGTTTACTACGATGTGGTGGGTGCGAAAACTGATATCTGGGACTACGACATGATTGGCCAGGCATCAGCTAACGGTATCAACGGCGACTACGACGGGACTTACCGTTCACGCCAGATGCTGAAATATAAGAAAACGGTAGGCGATGCAGACATCTATGCATCCTATCTGTTTGAAGACAGCGAATACCTGCCAGGCAATGGCCTGCGTTACAAACGTAAAGGCGGTGGTTCACTGGGTCTGGATTATCACCTGACCGATGATCTGACCTGGGGCGCAGCATGGAACTACACCCGCGCAGATATGCGTAACCCTGAAAACGGCGACAGCAAAACCTATGATCAGAACATCGTAGGTACTGCGTTGAGCTGGACACCAGATAACTGGACCTTCTCTGCTGGCGGCGGCTGGTATCAGAACTTCATGACCACCAAAAAAGTCTCAACGAATAACTACTTTGCTGGTGACGCATGGGGTATTGAATACTTCGCAGGTTACAAATTCCCAATCGGTCAGTATGCGGTTAAATCCATCCAGCCTTACTTCATGGGTGACCGTATCGAATATGCGAACGGTCGTAACTACCAGCGCATCGATAACGGCGTAGGTATCAGCTTCCAGCTGGATTACGGTTTCCGTGTGGATTACGAACACGTATTCACCTCCAGCACCGACGATCTGGGCGATATGAACCTGGTCCGTCTGCGTTACGACTTCTGA